Sequence from the Methanobrevibacter arboriphilus genome:
TTATAGGAGATTTTCATGATTAAAATAGACTCTGAATTATGTAAAGGGTGCGATCTTTGTATTGAATCGTGTCCTAGGCATGTTTATCAAAAATCATCTAAGGAAAATAAGAAAGGTGTTTATTTACCATTTCCTGAAAATGAAGAAAAATGTAATAAATGTCACTTATGTGAATTAATGTGTCCTGATCAAGCTATAACTGTAGAAGATGAAGATGGTCATGGTAAAGATGATACTAAAGATGATCATGATGAAGATATTAATGATGATAAATAGGGAGATATGAGGTTTTTAAAATGACTGAAGAATTATTTGTTCAAGGAAATGAAGCTTGCGCTCATGGTGCAATTAAAGCAGGTTGTAGATTCTTTGCAGGATATCCTATTACTCCTTCTACTGAGGTAGCTGAAGACTTAGCCGCATTTCTTCCAAGATATGGTGGATCTTTTCTTCAAATGGAAGATGAAATTGCTGCTATTGGGGCAGTTATTGGTGCTAGTTGGAGTGGTTTAAAAGCTATGACTTCTACTTCTGGACCAGGTTTTTCTCTTATGCAAGAAAATATAGGCTATGCTCATATTACCGAAACTCCTTTGGTTATTGTGGATGTTCAAAGGGGAGGTCCTTCTACTGGTCAACCAACGATGGCATCTCAGGGAGATATGATGCAATTAAGATGGGGTTCTCATGGAGATTATGAACCAATAGCTATTTCTCCATCTTCTGTTCAAGAATTTTTTGATTTTACTATAAAAGCTTTTAATTTAGCTGAAGAATATAGAGTTCCTGTTATCGTTGCTGCTGATGAAGTAATTGGGCA
This genomic interval carries:
- a CDS encoding 4Fe-4S dicluster domain-containing protein — protein: MIKIDSELCKGCDLCIESCPRHVYQKSSKENKKGVYLPFPENEEKCNKCHLCELMCPDQAITVEDEDGHGKDDTKDDHDEDINDDK